AAATCCGATATTTACACAAACAATGGCGGTATTGGAAGAGTCTGTCGGAACGTTTCTCTGTGCACAAATAACAGCAGGGGCTGATGTTATTCAAATATTTGATTCTTGGGCAAAGGCTGTTCCTGAACCCCACCAAAAAGAATGGATTGTTGATCCGATACGAAGGATAATTTCTCGCATTCGTGTTGTCCACCCCACGACGCCGATCATTTACTACGGGAGAGGTGTTTCAGAACTTTATCCGCAGATTGTGAATGATTTTTCTAACATTGCCTTCGGTGTCGATGAAAGTGTTCCCATTTCTGTGATGAAGGACAAGATTCAAAAACTCGGGCCTGTACAGGGAAATTTAAGTCCCCAGATTTTGGTGGAAGGCGGTGAGGTTATGAGAAATACTGTAAGAGAGCTTTTGACGACTTTTCAAGAAACTCCTTATGTGTTTAATCTTGGTCATGGTATTGTTCCCCAAACCCCCGTACATCATGTGGGTGAGTTAGTAGATCTTGTTAAGGGAAACGAAATTTTAAGATGACCCAATCCCCCCCACCCCGTCCAGAAAGGCTTGCAGTGGTTTTGATGAATTTGGGCGGGCCAGATACACTTGATGCCGTTCGCCCCTTTTTGAAAAATCTTTTTTCAGATCCAGCAATCATTACGCTTCCATGGCCGTTGAGGGCTTTATTAGCCTGGTTTATTTCTCGTGTACGTACCAAAAAAGCGAGAAAAATTTATCAACAAATGGGGGGTGGATCTCCTCTTTTAGCGAACACACGGGCGCAACAAATTCTGCTGCGTGATCGTTTGCGAGACCAACTCCCCCATAAAAAAGTTGATGTTTTTATTGCGATGCGGTACTGGCATCCCTTTACATCAGAAGCAGTATCCCTTACAAAATCCTTCCAACCGGATCAGATTATTTTACTACCTCTGTACCCTCAATATTCTACCACTACGACAGGATCGAGTTTTTTGGAATGGCACAAGTCTGCCAAGGAAAATGGACTGAACGCCTCAACGTGGGAGATTCGGTGTTACCCTCAAGATGAAGGTTTCATTCATGCGCATGTGGATTTATTGCTCCCCTGGATTGACAAAGCGACCGTACATGGAAAACCCCGTATTTTATTTTCTGCTCACGGTTTACCCCAAAAAGTAATCGATGCAGGTGATCCTTATGAGGTTCAAATTCATGAAACCGTCTCAGCAATAATGAAACAAGTACCCTCTGGAGTGGAGCATGTTGTGTGTTATCAAAGCAAGGTTGGTCCCATGAAATGGTTGGAACCATCCTTAGAGCAAGAGGTGATACGGGCAGGAAAGGAGAAAGTTCCTGTTATTGTTGTTCCTGTATCCTTTGTGTCAGAACACTCAGAAACACTTGTAGAATTGGATCGAGATTATCGCACCCTTGCAGAGTCTCTGGGGGTTCCGTTCTATGGTCGCGTTCCAACATTGAGCGACCATCCCTCCTATATCCAAGCTCTTGCAGGGCTTGTAAGTAGGGAATTAAATCAAAAATAAGGGGTATAAACCATGTACGATTGGCTTGTTGATTCAGAAGTATGGATAAAAGTGATCCATGTTTTTTTTGTTATGGCATGGATGGCGGGTATATTCTATCTCCCACGGCTCTTTGTCTACCATGTGGGCGTGTCCCCAAAATCCGAGGCTGCACAACTGTTTTGCGTCATGGAATATCGATTGTATAAGATCATTATGGTGCCGTCGATGCTTTTATCCTTGGCATCTGGTATTTTTCTTGCTATGATTCAGCAGACGTGGTCATCAGGGTGGTTTCATCTTAAATTGACCGGGGTTATTTTTCTGGTAATTTTTCATCATTTGTTAAGTCACTGGAGAAAACAATTAGCCACAGGGACGTGTACACGCACTGCTCTCTTTTTCCGAATCATTAATGAGGTGCCCGCACTTTTATTGATCATTATTATCATTAGTGTTATTGTCAAACCGTTTTAGCTTTATCAGGGAAAATCATGCAATTACAGGAACTTAAGCGCAAACCGCCAGCAGAACTATTGGCGCAGGCAGAAGAATTAGAAATTGAAAACGCCAGTGCATTACGCAAACAGGATTTAATGTTTGCGATTTTAAAAAAATTGGCAGAAAAAGATGTTCCCATCTTTGGGGACGGGGTTGTCGAAATCCTCCAAGATGGTTTTGGATTTTTGCGCTCTCCAGAGTCAAACTACCTTCCGGGGCCAGATGATATTTATGTATCCCCTAGCCAAGTGCGCCGTTTTGGCTTGCGTACCGGTGATACAGTCGAGGGGCAAATTCGAGCCCCCAAAGACAGCGAACGTTATTTTGCCCTCCTAAAGCTCAATACCATCAATTTTGAGCCACCAGATAATATTAAATATCGCATCAACTTTGACAACCTCACTCCTCTTTATCCGGAGAAGCGGTTGACTCTTGAGGTTGAAGGCGAAGGCAATGTTTCCAATGGCAAAGACTTTACCCAAAGGGTCATTGATCTTGTTGCGCCATTAGGAAAAGGTCAACGTGCGTTGATTGTGGCGCCTCCTCGAACTGGTAAAACCGTTATGTTGCAAAACATTGCCCACTCTATTGCGACCAATCATCCAGAAATTTATCTCATTGTTCTTCTTATTGATGAACGACCAGAGGAAGTCACGGACATGGCGCGTTCTGTTAAGGGCGAAGTTGTTTCTTCAACTTTCGATGAACCTGCTTCACGACACGTTCAAGTTGCTGAAATGGTCATTGAAAAGGCAAAGCGTCTTGTTGAACAAAAACGAGATGTTGTTATCTTGCTTGACTCCATTACCCGTCTGGGGCGGGCCTACAACACGGTTGTACCATCTTCTGGTAAGGTTTTGACAGGTGGTGTTGATGCGAACGCCCTACAGCGTCCTAAGCGCTTCTTTGGAGCCGCACGTAACATCGAGGAAGGTGGATCTTTAACGATTATTGCAACCGCCTTGGTCGATACGGGATCTCGTATGGATGACGTGATCTTTGAAGAATTTAAAGGAACCGGTAACGCTGAAATTATTTTGGATCGTAAGCTTGCGGATAAACGTACCTTCCCATCCATTGATATCACCAAGTCAGGCACTCGTAAGGAAGAACTTCTGATTACTGATAAGGCTGAGCTGTCCAAAATGTGGGTCTTGCGCCGTATTCTGAATCCAATGGGTACTGTCGAAGCCATGGAATTCTTGCATGATAAGTTGAAATACAGCAAGAGCAACACTGACTTTTTCGAGACTATGAATTCTTAAGGCCAGGGTGCTGGAAATAATATTATGTCATTGCGAGGAGCGAAGCGACGCGGCAATCCATGTATTTAAATATGAACTACATGATTCTTTTTGTTGCCCCTGGATTGCCGCGTCGCTTCGCTCCTCGCAATGACCGCTTAATTTATTCACCTAACCACTTTTTCCTAAATGGATTTACTTCATGATCATTTTAGGTCTAACGGGGTCGATGGGGATGGGAAAGTCAACAGTCACTAAGATGTTGCGCCTTGTCTTTCATGTTCCTGTATGGGATGCGGATCAGGGTGTGCGGGACCTTCTGGCCACAGATCTCGACCTGATTGCAGAAATTAGAACCCTCTATCCTGAAGTCATGGTCTTAGGGAAGATTGATCGATCTCTTTTACGCAGCCGCGCCTTTGAAGACGAGGCGTGCCTCTCCACTTTAGAGCGCCTCATTCATGAACGCGCTTTTTCCCTTGCCCTTCAGTTTCTTGCAAAAATGCGACATCTAAAGGTTCCTTTGTGTGTGCTGGATGTGCCATTATTGTTTGAGGTGGGTTGGGATGAGCTTTGTACTCATACAGCTGTGATTTATGCCCCTCCCGCGATTCAACAGGAACGTTTATTAAGGCGTGCCGATCTGAACGAGACGCGAATCCAGCATATCTTGCGTCGCCAATGGACCAGTGAGGAAAAAAGAGCGAGGGCTACATATGAAATTCAATCCGGACTCTCAAAGAGAAATACTTTTCAACAACTTGACAAAATAATCACTGAAATAAGTAAAGAGAAACTTCAAGATGCGTGAAATTGTTTTAGACACAGAAACCACAGGACTCGACCCCGCAGATGGCCACCGAATTATCGAAATCGGTTGTGTGGAGTTGTTCAATTATCTGCCCACAGGTAAGGTCTATCATACCTATATTAACCCTGAACGAGATGTGCCCCAAGAAGCCTCCGCCATCAGTGGTATCAAGACAGAATTCTTGAAACCATTTCCCCTATTTTCCGCGATCGTAGAGGAATTTTTAGAGTTTATCGGTGATGATAAGCTCGTTATTCACAATGCCTCTTTTGATCTAAAATTCTTAAATTCAGAGCTCGGGCGCTTAAACCACCCCCTTCTTTTACCCCACCGGGCAACGGATACCTTGAAAATTGCCCGAGCCAAATTCCCAGGATCCCCGGCGAGTCTTGATGCTTTGTGCCGTCGTTTTGAAATTGACTTGAGTAGTCGCTCAAAGCACGGAGCCTTGGTGGACTCCGAATTGTTAGCCAAAGTGTACCTTGAACTTGTGGGGGGGCGTCAGACGGCATTTTCTTTTGGGGGAAAGCCATCCACTGAACAAGTATTGGAAAAATCCGGAAATGCCGTGGCAACATTGCGACCCTCCCGATCTGCACGTCCCCACCAGGCCACGCCTGATGAAATCTTAGCTCACAATGATCTTATTGGGACTATTAAAGGAAGCTTGTGGAAGCGTTAAATGCGTGAGAAAAAATATCTGAAACATCCTATGCCCATAGAGTTAAACGAATTAAATCATTAAAGAAAAAAATTCGAACACCTTAATTAGATAAAACCCACAATTTCATTTATAAAAAATTCATATTTATTAAAATTTATTTTGTATATTAAATATATTTTTTTATTAACTAAAAAATTAAATTTTGTTGACTGTTCTGTTTATAAGTTTTACAAATTATAACTTAATATAGTGTTTTATAATTATATAAAAATACAAAATTCAATATATAAAAATTTATAAAAAAGTGATAATTAAATATGTTAAGATACCAATGTATTTTAAAGGCAAGTTATATTCTGTATTTTGGAATATTCACCCCCCTAGTGACTGCACCTATGTATTCTATGGAAAATGCTCCCCAGATGCCTTCTCAGCAGGGCTTTTTTGGTGAAGCGATAAGAATAGCATCAACAATAATGAGTCCAATGGGAACTCCAATGGGAACTCCAAGGGGAAGTAAAGAGAACAGTCCTACAAAGCCATCCTATAAATCTCCTACAAAAACCTCGAGCCCTTTGAGGGAAAATGGGAGTCCTTTGAGAGATACGCTCAACGTCCGAGAAGGGGGAAGACAGTTAAATTTGCGCTCTCCTCGCAAATTGGTTTTTGATGAAATTCCCATGGTAGATCCCGATTTTGAACGAGGCTTAAAACTTTCCAGGCAATTTCAAACTTCTGATACGAGCGAAAACCACACGAAGCCATACTTATCGGCTCTTCCTCACCCACAATGTGTGGAAGAGATTGAAAAGTTCGTCCAGAGTACATTAATGGATAGCGGGGAAGGGGACAAATCTGCCGTACTAAAAGCAGTATTATCAAAAAGAGAACCGGGAAGTGTGCTCAATTATTCTTTAGAAGAATGGGGAGAAACACGCCCCTTTCACATGACACTCAAAGGCGCCGAAGAGGCAGATGAAGATCAAAGATCTCAGATAAAGAGGGT
This window of the Alphaproteobacteria bacterium genome carries:
- the rho gene encoding transcription termination factor Rho; translated protein: MQLQELKRKPPAELLAQAEELEIENASALRKQDLMFAILKKLAEKDVPIFGDGVVEILQDGFGFLRSPESNYLPGPDDIYVSPSQVRRFGLRTGDTVEGQIRAPKDSERYFALLKLNTINFEPPDNIKYRINFDNLTPLYPEKRLTLEVEGEGNVSNGKDFTQRVIDLVAPLGKGQRALIVAPPRTGKTVMLQNIAHSIATNHPEIYLIVLLIDERPEEVTDMARSVKGEVVSSTFDEPASRHVQVAEMVIEKAKRLVEQKRDVVILLDSITRLGRAYNTVVPSSGKVLTGGVDANALQRPKRFFGAARNIEEGGSLTIIATALVDTGSRMDDVIFEEFKGTGNAEIILDRKLADKRTFPSIDITKSGTRKEELLITDKAELSKMWVLRRILNPMGTVEAMEFLHDKLKYSKSNTDFFETMNS
- the coaE gene encoding dephospho-CoA kinase (Dephospho-CoA kinase (CoaE) performs the final step in coenzyme A biosynthesis.), with translation MIILGLTGSMGMGKSTVTKMLRLVFHVPVWDADQGVRDLLATDLDLIAEIRTLYPEVMVLGKIDRSLLRSRAFEDEACLSTLERLIHERAFSLALQFLAKMRHLKVPLCVLDVPLLFEVGWDELCTHTAVIYAPPAIQQERLLRRADLNETRIQHILRRQWTSEEKRARATYEIQSGLSKRNTFQQLDKIITEISKEKLQDA
- the dnaQ gene encoding DNA polymerase III subunit epsilon, encoding MREIVLDTETTGLDPADGHRIIEIGCVELFNYLPTGKVYHTYINPERDVPQEASAISGIKTEFLKPFPLFSAIVEEFLEFIGDDKLVIHNASFDLKFLNSELGRLNHPLLLPHRATDTLKIARAKFPGSPASLDALCRRFEIDLSSRSKHGALVDSELLAKVYLELVGGRQTAFSFGGKPSTEQVLEKSGNAVATLRPSRSARPHQATPDEILAHNDLIGTIKGSLWKR
- the hemH gene encoding ferrochelatase; its protein translation is MTQSPPPRPERLAVVLMNLGGPDTLDAVRPFLKNLFSDPAIITLPWPLRALLAWFISRVRTKKARKIYQQMGGGSPLLANTRAQQILLRDRLRDQLPHKKVDVFIAMRYWHPFTSEAVSLTKSFQPDQIILLPLYPQYSTTTTGSSFLEWHKSAKENGLNASTWEIRCYPQDEGFIHAHVDLLLPWIDKATVHGKPRILFSAHGLPQKVIDAGDPYEVQIHETVSAIMKQVPSGVEHVVCYQSKVGPMKWLEPSLEQEVIRAGKEKVPVIVVPVSFVSEHSETLVELDRDYRTLAESLGVPFYGRVPTLSDHPSYIQALAGLVSRELNQK
- the hemJ gene encoding protoporphyrinogen oxidase HemJ — encoded protein: MYDWLVDSEVWIKVIHVFFVMAWMAGIFYLPRLFVYHVGVSPKSEAAQLFCVMEYRLYKIIMVPSMLLSLASGIFLAMIQQTWSSGWFHLKLTGVIFLVIFHHLLSHWRKQLATGTCTRTALFFRIINEVPALLLIIIIISVIVKPF
- the hemE gene encoding uroporphyrinogen decarboxylase codes for the protein MKLVLNTLQGNKNSTPPIWLLRQAGRYLPEYRELRRKVPSFMDFCFHEDYATQVTLQPLQRFELDAAILFSDILVIPHVLGQRVQVIEKIGPVLDPLPSPFFEQAKDIDLNEALEIPLRILTNIRRKLPSTKTVIGFSGSPWTIATYMLEEGKSTSFKKIKHLLESRNPIFTQTMAVLEESVGTFLCAQITAGADVIQIFDSWAKAVPEPHQKEWIVDPIRRIISRIRVVHPTTPIIYYGRGVSELYPQIVNDFSNIAFGVDESVPISVMKDKIQKLGPVQGNLSPQILVEGGEVMRNTVRELLTTFQETPYVFNLGHGIVPQTPVHHVGELVDLVKGNEILR